A genomic window from Aurantimicrobium photophilum includes:
- a CDS encoding superoxide dismutase encodes MANYTLPELDYDYAALAPHISATIMELHHSKHHKAYVDGANTALEKLTEAREKNDFANINKLQKDLAFHLGGHTNHSIFWKNLTPGTEERPTGELAAAIDEYFGSFDAFKAQFNAVALGLQGSGWAFLAWDALGKNLIIEQLYDQQGNIAAGTIPLLMLDMWEHAFYLDYKNVKGDYVTAFWNIINWADVSARFDAARKGASSVLLFS; translated from the coding sequence GTGGCTAACTACACACTGCCCGAGCTCGACTACGACTACGCAGCACTTGCGCCTCACATCAGCGCAACCATCATGGAGCTGCACCACAGCAAGCACCACAAGGCGTATGTTGACGGCGCGAACACCGCACTCGAGAAGCTCACCGAAGCACGTGAGAAGAACGACTTCGCCAACATCAACAAGCTCCAGAAGGACCTGGCATTCCACCTCGGTGGACACACCAACCACTCCATCTTCTGGAAGAACCTGACTCCTGGCACCGAAGAGCGCCCCACCGGCGAACTCGCTGCAGCAATCGATGAGTACTTCGGTTCCTTCGACGCATTCAAGGCACAGTTCAACGCTGTTGCACTTGGTTTGCAGGGCTCCGGCTGGGCATTCCTGGCCTGGGATGCACTCGGCAAGAACCTCATCATTGAGCAGCTCTACGACCAGCAAGGCAACATCGCAGCAGGAACCATTCCTCTGCTCATGCTCGACATGTGGGAGCACGCCTTCTACCTGGACTACAAGAATGTGAAGGGTGACTACGTCACCGCTTTCTGGAACATCATCAACTGGGCGGATGTTTCGGCGCGTTTCGACGCTGCACGCAAGGGCGCTTCCAGCGTCCTGCTATTCTCTTAG
- the gap gene encoding type I glyceraldehyde-3-phosphate dehydrogenase gives MTVKVGINGFGRIGRNYFRAALAQGADIEIVAVNDLSDTKVLAHLLKYDSVTGRLDADVSHDDENIIVNGKKIKVLAERDPADLGWGKLGVDIVIESTGRFTDSASAGKHIAAGAKKVLISAPPTGNDIPTFVMGVNNEKYNAATDHVISNASCTTNCLAPLVQVFDKEFGIITGLMTTVHAYTADQNLQDGPHSDLRRARAAAINIVPSSTGAAKTIGKVLPELNGKLDGFALRVPVPTGSITDLTIQVEKPVTEEQVKAAFKAAAEGPLKGILKYTEDEIVSSDIVTDPHSSIFDAGLLRVLGNQVKISSWYDNEWGYSNRLVDLTEYVGEQL, from the coding sequence GTGACTGTCAAAGTTGGAATCAACGGTTTCGGCCGTATCGGACGTAACTACTTCCGTGCTGCACTCGCTCAGGGCGCAGACATTGAAATTGTTGCCGTCAACGACCTCAGCGACACCAAGGTGCTCGCTCACCTGCTGAAGTATGACTCGGTAACTGGTCGTCTGGACGCAGATGTATCGCACGATGACGAAAACATCATCGTCAACGGCAAGAAGATCAAGGTTCTCGCAGAGCGCGACCCTGCAGACCTCGGCTGGGGCAAGCTCGGTGTTGACATCGTTATCGAGTCAACCGGTCGCTTCACCGACAGCGCATCCGCTGGCAAGCACATTGCTGCAGGCGCCAAGAAGGTTCTGATCTCTGCTCCTCCCACCGGCAACGACATTCCTACCTTCGTCATGGGTGTTAACAACGAGAAGTACAACGCGGCTACTGACCACGTCATCTCAAACGCTTCCTGCACCACCAACTGCCTCGCACCTCTCGTGCAGGTATTTGACAAGGAATTCGGCATCATCACCGGTCTGATGACCACTGTTCACGCGTACACCGCTGACCAGAACCTCCAGGATGGTCCTCACTCTGACCTGCGCCGCGCACGCGCTGCAGCTATCAACATCGTTCCTTCCTCCACCGGTGCTGCAAAGACCATCGGTAAGGTTCTGCCTGAGCTCAACGGCAAGCTCGACGGTTTCGCACTGCGCGTTCCCGTACCAACCGGTTCGATCACTGACCTCACCATCCAGGTGGAGAAGCCAGTTACCGAAGAGCAGGTCAAGGCTGCATTCAAGGCTGCTGCAGAAGGTCCCCTCAAGGGCATCCTGAAGTACACCGAAGACGAGATCGTGTCGAGCGACATCGTGACCGACCCACACTCGTCGATCTTCGATGCTGGTCTGCTGCGTGTTCTGGGCAACCAGGTCAAGATCTCCAGCTGGTACGACAACGAGTGGGGTTACTCCAACCGTCTCGTCGACCTGACTGAGTACGTCGGCGAACAGCTCTAA
- a CDS encoding phosphoglycerate kinase has product MALRTLSSLGSLAGKRVLVRCDLNVPLKDGVITDDGRIRASLPTLNALLDQGARVVVMSHLGRPDGAPEAKYSLEPAAIRLGELLGKPVAFATDTVGESATATVSTLADGQIAVLENLRFNPGETSKDEAERGAFAAQLAELGDVLVSDGFGVVHRKQASVYDLAKLVPSAAGLLIETELDVLDRLTENPERPYTVVLGGSKVSDKLGVISHLLPRVDTILVGGGMVFTFLAAQGYKVGASLLEVDQLDTVRGYISDAEARGVKIILPTDIVMASKFGADAEHVVAPADALEDTAFGATGMGLDIGPETGKAFAEQIKASKTVFWNGPAGVFEIPAFAEGTRAIAQALTEVDGLSVVGGGDSAAAVRILGFADDQFGHISTGGGASLEFLEGKRLPGLEVLGW; this is encoded by the coding sequence ATGGCACTTCGCACCCTTTCCTCACTCGGTTCGCTTGCTGGCAAGCGGGTTTTGGTCCGCTGTGACCTCAACGTCCCGCTCAAGGATGGTGTGATTACTGACGACGGACGTATCCGTGCGTCGCTGCCAACATTGAACGCTCTGCTCGATCAGGGCGCCCGTGTCGTGGTGATGAGCCACCTCGGGCGTCCTGACGGAGCGCCCGAGGCTAAGTACAGCCTCGAACCTGCCGCAATTCGCCTGGGTGAATTACTCGGCAAGCCCGTTGCCTTCGCCACCGACACGGTCGGCGAATCCGCAACGGCCACAGTTTCTACTCTGGCTGATGGCCAGATTGCTGTCCTGGAGAACCTGCGTTTCAACCCAGGTGAGACATCCAAGGACGAAGCTGAGCGTGGCGCATTCGCTGCTCAGCTTGCTGAGCTCGGTGACGTGCTCGTCTCTGACGGCTTCGGTGTTGTTCACCGTAAGCAGGCTTCGGTCTATGACCTGGCCAAGCTGGTTCCCAGCGCAGCAGGTCTGCTCATCGAGACTGAACTCGATGTTTTGGACCGCCTCACTGAAAATCCTGAGCGCCCTTACACGGTCGTTCTCGGTGGTTCTAAGGTTTCTGACAAGCTCGGTGTGATTTCTCACCTGCTTCCTCGTGTGGACACGATTCTGGTTGGCGGTGGCATGGTCTTTACCTTCCTCGCAGCTCAGGGCTACAAGGTCGGTGCCAGCCTTCTTGAGGTTGATCAGCTCGACACTGTCCGCGGGTACATCTCAGATGCCGAAGCGCGCGGCGTGAAGATTATTCTTCCCACCGACATCGTGATGGCCAGCAAGTTTGGTGCTGATGCAGAGCACGTTGTTGCTCCAGCAGATGCGCTCGAAGACACCGCATTCGGTGCAACCGGTATGGGCCTCGACATTGGTCCTGAGACCGGTAAGGCATTCGCCGAGCAGATCAAGGCCTCCAAGACCGTGTTCTGGAACGGCCCTGCAGGTGTGTTTGAAATTCCCGCCTTCGCTGAAGGCACTCGCGCCATCGCACAGGCACTGACTGAGGTCGACGGCCTCAGCGTTGTCGGCGGCGGTGACTCAGCAGCTGCTGTGCGCATTCTTGGTTTCGCAGATGACCAGTTTGGTCACATTTCAACCGGTGGTGGAGCTAGCCTCGAATTCCTCGAGGGTAAGCGTCTACCTGGCCTGGAGGTCCTCGGATGGTAA
- the tpiA gene encoding triose-phosphate isomerase yields MVNTRTPLIAGNWKMNLDHLQAIAFVQKLAWTLKDAGHKYTDVEVSVFPPFTDIRSVQNLVEADKLELAYGAQDVSMHDSGAYTGEIPGGFLNALGCSYVIIGHSERRQYHGENDEIVGNKVKAALKHGVVPVLCVGETEAELEEFGPSAVPVAQLKKALEGVSQDAAIVIAYEPVWAIGTGKVATEEQAEAVCAAIRVALGEVLGDAAAQRTRILYGGSVKANNIAGFMRQPNIDGALVGGASLDVAEFSSIARFQKHVI; encoded by the coding sequence ATGGTAAACACTCGTACCCCGCTCATCGCGGGTAACTGGAAGATGAACCTGGATCACCTCCAGGCGATTGCGTTTGTTCAGAAGCTGGCGTGGACGCTCAAGGACGCCGGACACAAGTACACCGACGTTGAAGTTTCGGTCTTCCCACCCTTCACTGACATTCGTTCGGTGCAGAACCTGGTTGAAGCAGACAAGCTCGAGCTCGCCTATGGTGCACAGGACGTGTCCATGCATGACTCCGGTGCATACACCGGTGAAATCCCTGGTGGATTCCTGAATGCCCTGGGTTGCTCGTACGTGATCATTGGTCACTCCGAGCGTCGTCAGTACCACGGCGAGAACGACGAGATCGTGGGCAACAAGGTCAAGGCAGCTCTCAAGCACGGTGTTGTTCCTGTTCTCTGTGTTGGTGAAACAGAAGCGGAACTTGAAGAGTTCGGACCGTCCGCTGTTCCTGTTGCTCAGCTCAAGAAGGCACTCGAGGGCGTCTCTCAGGACGCAGCGATCGTTATTGCCTACGAGCCTGTCTGGGCTATTGGTACCGGCAAGGTTGCTACCGAAGAGCAGGCAGAAGCAGTGTGTGCTGCTATTCGCGTGGCACTCGGCGAAGTTCTCGGCGACGCTGCTGCACAGCGCACGCGCATTCTCTACGGTGGTTCGGTCAAGGCCAACAACATCGCTGGTTTCATGCGTCAGCCCAACATCGACGGTGCTCTCGTCGGTGGTGCCAGCCTGGACGTTGCAGAGTTCTCGAGCATTGCTCGTTTCCAGAAGCACGTTATCTAG
- the secG gene encoding preprotein translocase subunit SecG, with amino-acid sequence MEILQIVLQVLLGITSLLLTLLILLHKGRGGGVSDMFGGGMSSTLGSSGVAERNLNRITIILGLVWIVCIILLGLITKFQGA; translated from the coding sequence ATGGAAATTCTTCAGATTGTTCTGCAGGTGCTGCTCGGCATCACGAGCCTGCTCCTCACCCTGCTGATCCTCCTTCACAAGGGTCGCGGTGGTGGCGTCTCCGACATGTTCGGTGGCGGCATGAGCTCTACTCTGGGTTCCTCTGGTGTGGCTGAGCGTAACCTCAACCGCATCACCATCATTTTGGGTCTGGTCTGGATTGTCTGCATCATCCTGCTCGGCCTCATCACTAAGTTCCAAGGAGCATAA
- a CDS encoding RNA polymerase-binding protein RbpA, whose amino-acid sequence MASGGSAIRGSRVGAGPMGEQDHGIHAERIAISYWDALGNETVRYFAANLPEEEIPEIIDCPQSGLPAGRDKANPPELAKLEPYKTHLAYVKERRTEEEAEQILEDALHQLRVRRGTVKPTK is encoded by the coding sequence ATGGCATCCGGCGGAAGTGCAATCCGTGGCTCGCGCGTTGGCGCGGGACCCATGGGTGAACAAGATCACGGTATTCACGCAGAACGTATTGCCATCTCATACTGGGATGCTCTCGGTAACGAGACAGTACGTTACTTCGCAGCAAACCTGCCTGAGGAAGAAATTCCTGAGATCATCGACTGTCCACAGTCTGGTCTTCCTGCAGGTCGCGATAAGGCAAACCCACCTGAGCTAGCCAAGCTTGAGCCTTACAAGACTCACCTTGCTTACGTGAAGGAACGTCGCACCGAAGAAGAGGCTGAGCAGATTCTCGAAGACGCTCTCCACCAGCTCCGCGTTCGCCGCGGAACAGTGAAGCCCACCAAGTAA
- a CDS encoding HAD-IA family hydrolase — MSDLELPIAGLLFDNDGVLVDSHGAAVDAWSRWSVAFAPDFDWSDRSNAGIRAEDMVRRHVTEDRYEEAVAYIHQLEQDSAHMTQALPGAVELLTSLTPGMWTVCTSANPRLGAARLRAAGLPVPAELVSSEDVERGKPHPDPYLRGAQNLGLEPGECIVFEDAAAGIQAGLSAGASRVIGVTKVALDTDVEIVVKSLAGLSYRDGALHIPASSRLR, encoded by the coding sequence ATGTCTGATCTTGAACTCCCTATTGCAGGTTTACTGTTCGATAACGATGGTGTTCTGGTTGATAGTCATGGTGCAGCTGTTGATGCCTGGAGTCGTTGGTCTGTAGCTTTTGCTCCCGATTTCGATTGGAGTGATCGTTCCAACGCCGGTATTCGCGCCGAAGATATGGTGCGCAGGCATGTAACCGAAGATCGCTATGAGGAAGCCGTTGCTTACATTCACCAGTTGGAGCAAGACTCAGCACACATGACCCAAGCGCTTCCTGGCGCCGTTGAACTCCTGACGTCTCTGACACCAGGAATGTGGACTGTCTGCACCTCAGCAAACCCTCGATTGGGGGCAGCGCGCCTGCGTGCTGCGGGGCTTCCTGTTCCTGCCGAGTTGGTGTCCTCAGAGGACGTGGAGCGTGGCAAGCCACACCCTGATCCTTATCTGCGCGGAGCGCAGAACTTAGGACTTGAACCAGGGGAGTGCATCGTCTTCGAAGATGCTGCTGCGGGTATTCAGGCAGGGCTCTCTGCAGGTGCATCCCGCGTGATTGGGGTTACGAAGGTTGCCCTGGATACAGACGTGGAAATCGTCGTGAAAAGTCTGGCGGGTCTGAGCTATCGAGATGGTGCTCTCCACATTCCTGCTTCCAGCAGGCTACGCTAA
- a CDS encoding IS481 family transposase, protein MSHANAALTPRHRLRIARLIVDEGWTVVAAAHMFNVSWPTANRWAQRYAAMGVAGMDDRSSRPHRSPNKTDQQLVRKIVHLRWKKRLGPVAIGGKLGLSASTVHAVLVRCRLNKLHHVDVRTGEVIRRYEHATPGAMIHVDVKKLGKIPDGGGSRYVGRQQGNLNIRATAGRPKNNKRGRVAGITFVHTVIDDHSRIAYAEVHANETADTAVGVLRRAVSWFAARGVTVERVLSDNGPAYVSHLWRDACNELGIKPKRTRPYRPQTNGKIERFHRTLADGWAFGKFYNTDSARNNALPGWLHEYNHHRPHTAIGNRPPMSRLTNVPGQYN, encoded by the coding sequence ATGTCCCACGCTAATGCCGCTTTAACTCCTCGTCATCGTCTTCGCATCGCGCGCCTCATAGTTGATGAAGGTTGGACAGTCGTTGCGGCTGCCCACATGTTCAATGTTTCGTGGCCAACAGCTAATCGTTGGGCTCAAAGATATGCGGCTATGGGTGTTGCCGGGATGGATGATCGTTCTTCCCGGCCACATCGAAGCCCGAATAAAACCGATCAACAACTCGTTCGCAAGATTGTGCATTTGCGGTGGAAGAAACGCCTTGGACCAGTGGCTATCGGCGGGAAACTGGGCCTCTCAGCTTCAACTGTTCATGCCGTTCTAGTTCGATGCCGTCTGAACAAACTTCATCACGTTGATGTTCGAACGGGGGAAGTTATCCGCCGTTATGAACATGCGACCCCTGGAGCGATGATTCATGTTGATGTGAAAAAACTCGGCAAGATTCCAGATGGTGGCGGTAGTCGATACGTCGGGCGTCAGCAAGGAAACCTCAATATTCGCGCCACTGCAGGGCGGCCAAAGAACAATAAACGTGGACGTGTTGCAGGGATAACATTCGTCCACACTGTTATCGATGATCATTCCCGCATTGCCTATGCCGAGGTTCATGCCAATGAAACTGCAGACACTGCTGTCGGCGTTTTACGCCGCGCAGTGTCGTGGTTTGCTGCAAGAGGAGTCACTGTTGAGCGAGTTCTTTCCGACAATGGACCTGCCTACGTGTCTCATTTGTGGAGAGATGCGTGCAACGAACTTGGCATCAAACCGAAAAGGACAAGGCCCTACAGGCCACAGACGAACGGCAAAATTGAACGCTTCCACCGCACCTTGGCCGATGGTTGGGCCTTTGGGAAGTTCTACAACACTGATTCAGCTAGAAACAACGCGTTGCCAGGATGGTTGCACGAATACAATCACCATAGGCCCCACACTGCGATCGGAAACCGGCCACCCATGAGCCGCTTAACTAACGTCCCTGGGCAGTACAACTAG
- the pgl gene encoding 6-phosphogluconolactonase, with translation MSEETTLEAYADKQELIDNIDEIFEEAVKELLVEQPAVHVVLTGGTVGIALLENIDPSNKLDWSRIHLWWGDERFVPAGHPDRNEGQATAALIHRLPIHAENVHRMPASDAGMTLDEAVDAYDDELAKFWPELPEFDITFLGVGPDAHIASLFPGLEGIEVDDRAVIAVRNSPKPPAERISLTLPALNNSKNVWVVASGADKADAIYAAFTSENPSEAPVSAVEGLEETVFFTDEAAAARLIDED, from the coding sequence ATGAGCGAGGAAACCACGCTCGAAGCGTATGCAGACAAGCAAGAACTCATCGACAACATTGATGAGATCTTCGAAGAAGCCGTCAAGGAACTCCTCGTTGAACAGCCTGCTGTTCACGTCGTTCTCACCGGTGGCACCGTAGGCATTGCTCTGCTGGAAAACATCGACCCCAGCAACAAGCTGGACTGGTCTCGCATTCACCTGTGGTGGGGCGACGAACGCTTCGTTCCTGCCGGCCATCCAGACCGCAATGAAGGCCAGGCAACTGCTGCCCTCATTCACCGTCTGCCCATCCATGCCGAGAATGTTCACCGCATGCCTGCATCAGATGCTGGTATGACGCTGGACGAAGCAGTAGATGCCTATGACGACGAACTAGCCAAGTTCTGGCCTGAACTTCCTGAGTTCGACATCACGTTCTTGGGCGTGGGTCCAGATGCCCACATCGCCAGCTTGTTCCCCGGCCTAGAGGGCATCGAGGTGGATGACCGTGCGGTGATTGCCGTGCGCAACTCCCCCAAGCCACCTGCCGAGCGCATTAGCTTGACGCTTCCTGCTTTGAACAATTCCAAGAACGTCTGGGTCGTCGCCTCCGGGGCTGACAAGGCAGATGCGATCTATGCCGCATTCACCTCTGAAAACCCCTCAGAAGCGCCCGTGAGCGCCGTTGAGGGCCTTGAGGAGACTGTGTTCTTCACGGATGAAGCTGCCGCAGCACGCCTCATCGACGAAGACTAG
- a CDS encoding glucose-6-phosphate dehydrogenase assembly protein OpcA, with protein sequence MILELPDTTTAKVAKELVNLREEGGAVALGRVLTLLISTTLGEEEEAIAAANEASREHPMRVIVLSVIEPEHSISNRLDAEVRVGGDAGASEVIVLRAYGQVGSDEQGLVTGLLLPDTPVVAWWPGAAPEKVSESPLGKIAQCRITDAASQADPIEALSDLSKTYAPGDADFAWTRLTLWRTQLAAVLDQPPYEPITEAHVTSTPDFPSAKMLAAWLQLQLGVPVSCDLTHTGLSWGGIHGVRLVRPSGDIELTRVEPSVARLKQPNQPTHDLAMPRRSLRDCLAEELRRLDPDEVYGRVVTEGLPQIIVHAS encoded by the coding sequence ATGATCCTCGAACTCCCCGACACCACCACCGCGAAGGTTGCCAAAGAACTGGTCAACCTCCGCGAAGAAGGCGGCGCTGTTGCGCTTGGTCGCGTGCTCACCCTGCTCATCTCCACCACTCTCGGTGAAGAAGAAGAGGCCATTGCTGCTGCGAACGAGGCATCTCGCGAACACCCCATGCGTGTGATTGTGCTCTCCGTTATTGAGCCCGAGCACTCCATCTCAAACCGTCTCGACGCGGAAGTTCGCGTCGGCGGTGACGCAGGTGCCAGTGAAGTTATTGTGTTGCGTGCCTATGGCCAGGTTGGCTCGGACGAGCAGGGTCTTGTGACCGGTCTTCTGCTTCCTGACACCCCTGTGGTGGCATGGTGGCCCGGCGCTGCTCCTGAGAAGGTGTCGGAGTCTCCCCTGGGCAAGATTGCTCAATGCCGCATCACCGATGCTGCATCTCAGGCAGACCCCATCGAGGCTCTTTCAGATCTGTCCAAGACCTATGCTCCTGGTGATGCAGACTTCGCGTGGACTCGTCTGACCCTCTGGCGCACACAGCTCGCTGCTGTGCTTGACCAGCCACCCTATGAGCCCATCACCGAAGCACACGTCACTTCCACCCCCGATTTCCCTTCGGCCAAGATGCTGGCTGCCTGGTTACAACTTCAGCTGGGTGTCCCCGTCTCCTGCGATCTCACCCACACGGGTCTGAGCTGGGGCGGCATTCACGGCGTTCGTTTGGTTCGTCCTTCCGGTGATATTGAGCTGACTCGTGTTGAGCCTTCCGTGGCACGCCTCAAGCAGCCCAACCAGCCCACCCACGACCTCGCCATGCCCCGCAGAAGTCTGCGTGACTGCTTGGCTGAGGAACTGCGTCGCCTTGACCCCGATGAGGTCTATGGTCGCGTAGTGACCGAAGGTCTTCCCCAGATCATTGTGCACGCCTCATGA
- the zwf gene encoding glucose-6-phosphate dehydrogenase has product MSPVDITPENNPLRVAEDRRLNRIAGPCGLVLFGVTGDLARKKLMPAVYDLANRGLLPPGFALVGFARRDWEDQDFAQVVHDSVKQYARTEFREEVWEQLAKGIRFVQGEFNDDAAFDRLKKTIAELDEKRGTMGNHAFYLSVPPRSFPEVVSQLKRAGLAEEVEGQWRRVVIEKPFGSDLKTARELNTVVESVFPADSIFRIDHYLGKETVQNILALRFANQLFEPLWNAEHVDHVQITMAEDIGVGGRAGYYDGIGAARDVIQNHLLQLLALTAMEEPISFDAEDLRAEKEKVLAAVRLPENLGEATARGQYASGWQGGEEVVGFLDEEGMNPESVTETYAAMRLDIGTRRWAGVPFYLRAGKRLGRRVTEIAVVFKRAPQYLFADHQTSALGQNALVIRVQPDEGVTIRFGSKVPGAGMQVRDVTMDFGYGHAFTEASPEAYERLILDVLLGDPPLFPRHEEVELSWKILDPIEEFWETQGQPEQYAPGTWGPASADALMARDGRVWRRP; this is encoded by the coding sequence ATGTCACCTGTTGACATCACTCCGGAGAACAACCCTCTCCGCGTTGCCGAAGACCGTCGACTCAACCGCATCGCTGGACCTTGTGGTCTGGTGCTGTTTGGTGTGACCGGTGACTTGGCTCGTAAAAAGCTCATGCCCGCGGTCTATGACCTCGCTAACCGTGGTCTTCTTCCTCCTGGTTTCGCACTCGTGGGCTTTGCTCGTCGCGACTGGGAAGACCAAGACTTCGCGCAGGTCGTGCACGACTCGGTCAAGCAGTATGCCCGCACCGAATTCCGTGAGGAAGTCTGGGAGCAGCTAGCCAAGGGCATTCGCTTCGTTCAGGGTGAATTCAACGACGACGCCGCATTTGATCGTCTGAAGAAAACAATTGCAGAACTGGACGAAAAGCGCGGCACTATGGGCAACCATGCTTTCTATCTCTCCGTTCCTCCCCGCTCCTTCCCAGAGGTTGTTTCTCAACTCAAGCGCGCAGGTTTGGCAGAAGAGGTTGAGGGTCAGTGGCGCCGCGTGGTCATTGAGAAGCCTTTTGGTAGTGACCTCAAGACTGCTCGTGAACTGAACACAGTCGTTGAGTCTGTTTTCCCCGCAGATTCCATCTTCCGCATTGACCACTACCTCGGTAAAGAAACAGTGCAGAACATTTTGGCTTTGCGCTTTGCTAACCAGCTATTTGAACCACTGTGGAACGCTGAGCACGTCGACCACGTCCAGATCACCATGGCTGAAGACATTGGTGTGGGCGGTCGTGCTGGCTACTACGACGGCATTGGTGCTGCGCGTGACGTGATTCAGAACCACTTGCTCCAACTTTTGGCACTGACCGCCATGGAAGAGCCCATTTCCTTCGACGCTGAAGATCTTCGTGCGGAGAAGGAAAAGGTTCTTGCCGCTGTTCGCTTGCCTGAAAACCTGGGCGAAGCAACCGCACGTGGCCAATATGCCAGCGGTTGGCAGGGGGGCGAAGAGGTTGTTGGCTTCTTGGACGAAGAGGGCATGAACCCTGAGTCCGTCACCGAAACCTATGCAGCCATGCGCCTCGACATTGGAACCCGCCGCTGGGCCGGAGTTCCGTTCTATCTGCGTGCGGGTAAGCGCCTGGGCCGTCGTGTGACTGAAATTGCTGTCGTGTTCAAGCGAGCACCCCAGTACTTGTTCGCTGACCACCAGACCTCTGCCCTCGGTCAGAACGCGTTGGTTATCCGCGTTCAGCCCGATGAAGGTGTCACCATCCGTTTCGGCTCCAAGGTTCCAGGCGCTGGTATGCAGGTCCGCGATGTGACCATGGACTTCGGTTATGGCCACGCCTTCACCGAAGCGAGCCCTGAAGCCTATGAGCGCCTCATCTTGGACGTTCTGCTCGGCGATCCTCCCCTGTTCCCCCGCCACGAAGAGGTGGAACTGAGCTGGAAGATCCTCGACCCCATCGAAGAATTCTGGGAAACCCAAGGGCAGCCTGAGCAATACGCTCCAGGAACCTGGGGACCTGCCTCTGCTGATGCCCTCATGGCCCGTGACGGCCGCGTTTGGAGACGTCCATGA